The uncultured Desulfobulbus sp. genome window below encodes:
- a CDS encoding putative sulfate exporter family transporter: MAKQHRAWYSGMATTEDWWAVWLGLSFFGLGLLTIMGVDLVGWVAYPKQWILNMPEGAGGKITTPGHAFYAYGKGGYKALGPFGSILVTYLVFTLATSIGAYFQKWDMKKFIGGWTVIFFLTYFTWFIGHHAFFAASAVDLKKSHLDFFTLQLGGGASFILALLVGLIIGNFFKPLARYLSTAAKPEWYIKTAIVFLGVKVGYLPIKAVLTGSKIGGAGGTEIGQQMAHFTFELFIAGAAATVVAYLIFWPGIYIIARRLFKLPRKTAAVLGSAISICGVSAAVATGGAVRAKPVVSIMVSALVVVYAVIELVVLPGVFTHIWPGTSDPIVAGSAMGMAVKTDGADAAAGELLDEFMRTKVEQESGGKIVWMEGVITTSAVMTKIWIDMFIGLWAFVLAMVWVYKIEKHEGDRIPFSEVWFRFPKFVLGYFIAWFVYLGIFFGPGHSGAPEGIALLKAAKSGAKSVEGAMRKLFFMLTFMSLGIITDFKKLAEAQFGKMVWVYFVALTFFIIPVAVIVAYLFHHGMEIPNMAGVMIN; the protein is encoded by the coding sequence ATGGCGAAACAACATCGTGCCTGGTATTCAGGCATGGCAACAACGGAAGACTGGTGGGCAGTGTGGCTTGGCTTAAGTTTTTTCGGACTTGGCCTGCTCACCATCATGGGGGTAGATCTGGTCGGTTGGGTTGCCTATCCCAAACAGTGGATTCTCAATATGCCGGAAGGGGCTGGGGGCAAAATCACCACTCCCGGACACGCCTTTTACGCCTACGGGAAAGGCGGCTACAAGGCGCTTGGCCCCTTTGGCTCTATCCTGGTCACTTATCTTGTGTTCACCCTCGCCACCTCCATCGGTGCCTATTTCCAGAAATGGGATATGAAAAAATTCATCGGTGGCTGGACGGTTATCTTCTTTCTCACCTATTTTACCTGGTTTATCGGCCATCATGCCTTTTTTGCGGCCTCTGCCGTTGACCTGAAGAAAAGTCACCTCGACTTCTTCACCCTGCAGCTGGGTGGCGGTGCCTCCTTCATTCTGGCGCTCCTGGTCGGACTTATCATCGGTAACTTTTTTAAACCTCTGGCCCGCTACCTGAGCACTGCGGCCAAACCCGAATGGTACATCAAAACCGCGATTGTCTTTCTGGGCGTCAAAGTCGGCTATCTGCCGATCAAAGCCGTTCTTACCGGCTCCAAGATTGGTGGTGCTGGAGGGACGGAAATTGGTCAGCAGATGGCTCACTTTACCTTTGAGCTATTCATCGCCGGTGCGGCTGCCACGGTTGTGGCCTACCTGATTTTTTGGCCGGGTATTTACATCATTGCCCGCCGACTCTTTAAACTGCCGCGAAAAACCGCAGCGGTTCTTGGTTCTGCCATTTCCATCTGCGGTGTTTCCGCTGCCGTCGCCACCGGTGGCGCGGTGCGGGCGAAACCGGTTGTCTCCATCATGGTTTCAGCCCTGGTTGTTGTCTACGCGGTTATTGAGCTGGTTGTTCTCCCCGGTGTCTTTACCCATATCTGGCCAGGTACCTCCGATCCCATTGTGGCGGGTTCGGCCATGGGTATGGCGGTCAAAACCGATGGTGCCGATGCGGCTGCCGGTGAATTGCTTGACGAGTTCATGCGCACCAAGGTAGAGCAGGAGAGCGGTGGCAAGATCGTCTGGATGGAAGGCGTCATCACCACCAGCGCGGTTATGACCAAAATCTGGATCGATATGTTTATTGGCCTCTGGGCCTTTGTTTTGGCCATGGTCTGGGTTTACAAGATCGAAAAACACGAAGGCGATCGAATCCCCTTCTCGGAAGTCTGGTTTCGCTTTCCCAAGTTTGTGTTGGGCTACTTCATCGCCTGGTTTGTTTACCTGGGGATTTTCTTTGGGCCAGGCCATTCAGGAGCACCGGAAGGCATCGCTCTCTTGAAAGCGGCAAAATCGGGGGCGAAATCGGTTGAAGGGGCCATGCGAAAACTGTTTTTCATGCTCACCTTCATGAGCCTTGGTATCATCACCGACTTCAAAAAGCTGGCTGAAGCCCAGTTTGGCAAGATGGTCTGGGTCTACTTTGTTGCCCTGACCTTCTTTATCATTCCTGTAGCCGTCATCGTGGCCTACCTCTTCCACCATGGAATGGAGATTCCGAATATGGCAGGAGTCATGATTAATTGA
- a CDS encoding class I SAM-dependent methyltransferase yields MSTHDTEQSPLVGASFLQFSDLLTSYRLGIVLMLVEKIGLVKMLGEQGATSEQLCEQLGWNGAYGQRFFDCLCRLGLLEIKAERYFPGSFSQRFLTPGACAYQGGTLSFEQQLLQSWMQLEPTLQAGNRIYATEDKTPEELNQAFRRYLGAMDEAACQRAAEVIAALGHLPQKGTILDLGGGSGAYLAQFLTQNPSWSAIFCDLDQVVSAALQGRLAPFAPRITPCRCNLLAEDARELKAIKDQSCDLVLLSNLIHCQGSKETAGIIRLAAQKTAGSGVLLLHDFFSDCGWRDALYDLHMMLNTYNGRTYRIQECIAMATSAGFCTHRQYALPSGSTLLCFAHTQSDLPAALME; encoded by the coding sequence ATGAGCACTCACGACACGGAACAAAGCCCCCTTGTGGGGGCTTCGTTTCTCCAGTTCTCTGACCTGCTCACCAGCTATCGCCTCGGCATTGTTCTCATGCTGGTGGAAAAAATCGGATTGGTCAAGATGCTGGGTGAGCAAGGGGCGACCAGTGAACAGCTCTGCGAGCAGCTGGGGTGGAATGGAGCCTATGGTCAACGCTTTTTTGACTGCCTCTGTCGCCTGGGCCTGCTTGAAATCAAGGCTGAACGCTATTTTCCCGGCAGCTTCAGCCAAAGGTTTCTGACTCCAGGCGCCTGCGCCTACCAGGGGGGCACGCTGAGCTTTGAACAGCAATTGCTGCAATCCTGGATGCAACTGGAGCCAACCCTGCAGGCTGGGAACCGAATCTACGCAACAGAAGACAAAACTCCAGAAGAACTCAACCAGGCATTTCGCCGGTATCTTGGCGCCATGGATGAGGCAGCTTGCCAACGGGCTGCAGAAGTTATTGCAGCACTTGGGCACCTGCCCCAAAAGGGAACAATCCTTGATCTCGGCGGCGGCTCAGGAGCCTACCTGGCACAGTTTTTAACGCAGAATCCTTCCTGGTCGGCAATCTTCTGCGATCTGGATCAGGTGGTGAGTGCGGCCCTGCAAGGGCGCCTTGCACCTTTTGCCCCGCGTATCACTCCCTGTCGCTGCAACCTGCTGGCTGAAGATGCCCGCGAACTCAAAGCCATCAAGGACCAGAGCTGCGACCTGGTACTGCTCTCCAACCTGATACATTGCCAGGGATCCAAGGAAACAGCAGGCATCATTCGGCTCGCTGCCCAAAAAACAGCCGGTTCAGGGGTGTTGCTCCTCCATGATTTTTTCAGTGATTGCGGCTGGCGAGATGCGCTCTACGATCTGCACATGATGCTCAATACCTATAACGGCCGCACCTACCGGATCCAGGAATGTATCGCCATGGCAACCAGTGCCGGATTCTGCACCCATCGCCAATATGCTCTTCCCTCAGGCTCGACTCTGCTCTGCTTTGCGCACACCCAATCCGATCTTCCTGCTGCGCTCATGGAATAA
- a CDS encoding DUF5395 family protein: MFFRTSSKQQEISTIEMMLDHDGHNWIVTGEGVRLAARELDDLDRELEKALKPQIDKDGRVNVFMSSNNEMIPEWMRPFMNHYFNRCLELPLRY; encoded by the coding sequence ATGTTTTTTCGAACATCAAGCAAACAACAAGAAATCTCAACGATTGAAATGATGCTTGATCATGACGGCCACAACTGGATCGTTACCGGAGAAGGTGTTCGCCTGGCTGCCCGAGAACTTGATGATCTTGATCGCGAGCTCGAAAAAGCGCTCAAGCCACAAATCGATAAAGACGGGCGAGTCAATGTCTTTATGAGCTCCAACAATGAAATGATCCCCGAGTGGATGCGACCGTTCATGAACCATTACTTTAACAGATGTCTCGAGTTGCCTTTACGCTACTGA